The Candidatus Zixiibacteriota bacterium genome segment ACGTCAACATCATGTTGCGTTCGGCCGGGTGTGTGGTATCTTGCTGTAAACGTAGGAAACTACCGGGATGAACCGCAGGGAATTCTTGACCGAGGCCGGGCGCCTAGCCACGCTGGCCATCGTCGCCGGTCAACCTGGACTGATCAGCCTGGGCTGTCAGTCGGCCGGGTATCGGCGAGCCTCCGGTCCCAAACCCGACTTCCTCGTCCCGCCCGATCCCCGTCTTCCGGGCGTCGTTCTTGCCCGCGACGAGGATCATGCGGCGGCGCTGGGCGCCGCCCTCGAGGGGATCGGCGGCATTCGGCGCTTCATCCAGCCGGGAGAACGGGTCCTCCTCAAACCGAACGCCGCCTGGGATCGCGTGCCGGCGCAGGCGGTCAACACGAATCCGCTCGTGGTGGGGGAGATGGTGCGCCAGTGCCGCCTTGCAGGCGCCGCCGAGGTCCTCGTCACCGATCATGGCGGCCCGCGACCAGAGGAGGCTTTCACCCGCTCCGGCATCGCCGCCGCCGTCGCACAGAACGGCGGCCGGGTGATCTATCTTGAGGAGGACGATTTTCTGGAGGATGATCTGGGCGGCCGCTTCATTGGCGCCTGGCCGGTCCTGCGCCACGTTTTCGAGGTCGACCGCTTCATCAACATGCCGATCGCCAAACACCACGGCCTCGTCGCCGGCACCGCCTCGATGAAGAACTTCTTCGGCGCTATCGGCGGTGTCCGCGACGTGCTCCACGATCAGCTCGACCAGGCGATTGTCGATCTGGCCGCCTACTTCCGGCCTACCCTCACGGTGATCGATGCGACCCGCGTGCTCATGCGGCACGGCCCGGGGGGCGGTGCGTTCGAGGATGTCGCCGTCCGCAATGCGGTGATCTGCGCTACCGACCAGGTCGCCGGTGACTCCTGCGCCGCCGGTTTCCTCGGCGCCGCCGGCCGCGACATTCGCCATATCATCCTCGCCGCGCAGCAGGGCCTTGGCGAGATCGACTACCGCCGCGCCGGGTTCCTCGAACTGGGCGGCATCTAGGCTCTTGAGCGAAAGTCCGCGTGCAATCCGCGGTCGGGGGGAAAACAATATGGGTGGCCACCTTCTCCAGGGCAGGGTTGATCGCAATGGCTCTTTCTCTTGCCACTACGGCGGTGGGCCACCCATTTGTCGCGAACGTCTCGACAGTGAGCGATCGCGCTCCTGCCCGCGCGCCATCGCTCACCCCCGCGAAACGTCCGCCCATCAGGCCCAGGCGATTTCGACGGCGCCTGGTCCGCCGCGCGGCCGGGACGCCGGCCGCCGCGTGTGTCGGTCTCCCCGGAACCCCCCCGCTTCGGCGCTCCCGCTACCTCCGCACGCTCGAAAAGGCGTTCATTCCCGGGTACTCCGCATATTTGCCGATCTGCTCCTCGATCCGGAGGAGCTGGTTGTACTTCGCGATCCGGTCGGTCCGCGACATCGACCCCGTCTTGATCTGCCCCGCGCTGGTCGCCACCACCACGTCCGCGATCGTCGCGTCTTCCGTCTCCCCCGACCGGTGCGACACGACCGCCGTATACCCCGCGTGCTGCGCCATGCGGATCGCGTCGAGCGTCTCAGTCAGCGTTCCGATCTGGTTCAGCTTGATGAGAATCGAATTGGCGATCCCCTCCGCGATCCCCCGCCCGAGCCGCTTGATGTTCGTCACGAACAGATCGTCGCCGACCAGCTGGATCCGGCTCCCCAGCCGCTCGGTCATCTCTTTCCACCCCTTCCAGTCGTCCTCCGCCAGCCCGTCCTCGATCGAGATGATCGGGTACTTGTCGCACAGGCGTTCGTAGAAGTCGATCATTTCGCTCGACGAGAGCTTTTTCCCCTCCGCCTTGAGGTTGTACTTGCCCGACTTGGCGTCGTAGAACTCGGTCGAGGCCGGGTCGAGGGCGATCCGGATCTGTTCGCCGGGCTGGTAGCCGGCTTTGGCGATCGCCTCCATGATCACCTGGAGCGCTTCCTCGTTGGACTTGAGATCCGGAGCGAAGCCCCCTTCGTCCCCCACCGCCGTGTTGTACTTCTTGGCGGCCAGCACTTTTTTCAGGTGGTGGAACACCTCGGAGCCCATGCGGAGCGCCTCGCTGAGACTCCCCGCGCCCACCGGCATGATCATGAACTCCTGCAGGTCGACATTGTTGTCCGCGTGCTTGCCCCCGTTGATGATGTTCATCATCGGCACCGGCAGGAGCTTGCAGTTGCAGCCCCCGATGTACTCGTAGAGAAACCGGCCGCGCGACTCGGCCGCCGCTTTCGCCGTCGCCAGCGACACGCCGAGCAAGGCATTGGCCCCGAGCTTCCCCTTGTTCTCGGTCCCGTCGAGCCCAATCAGGTAGTTGTCGACCGCCACCTGATCGTACGGATCGATCCCGTCTTTGAGCAGCGCCGGGGCGATCTTCTCGTTGACGTTGTCGACCGCCTTCTGCACCCCTTTGCCGAGATACTTGCTTTTATCGCCATCGCGCAGTTCGACCGCTTCGTGCGCCCCGGTCGAGGCCCCCGACGGCACGGCGGCCCGCCCGAGCGTGCCGTCCGAAAGGATCACATCGACCTCCACCGTGGGCGTGCCGCGTGAGTCGAAAATCTGTCGCGCATGAATGAATTCGTAGTCCGACATGGAGAAACCTCTCGTCAGCCAATTGCCGTTTCACATCCGCCGTAGATGCTACCATCCGCCCCGGACGCATGCAAGTTTTAACAGTCATTGGGGGGACAAGCCCTCAGAGTATGGGGCCCGGCCGCGACTTCCGCGCTGTGGCCGGTCCCGATCCCTTTGTGCGGCAACACGCTTGGCGCCGGCACCCGGTTTGATACGTAGGCCGTGTACCTTGGGTAGGACAGCAAGACCGGCGGATTAAAAGATGCCGGTCGGGGCCGGCCGCTAACCGGCCCCTTTTTTATTCCCTCACCAAATGTGATTGTGCTCTCCCCCGCCACGGGTAGTTTCTGGCTTAGCGCGGCCCGAAACAGCCGGCGGATGGCGGTTTTCGACTCGCGCTAAAGAAAAAACTCGACAAACCGGTGCAAAAGCGCGTTAAACCCAATCTGAACACGAGGCCGACGCGAGCCGCCTGCCCCCGCGGGAAACGGTCGCCGGCCGCGGAAGCGAAAACCCGACCGGCGTCCGATTGGCCAGAGCGGCCGGGGCGCCCGAGGATTGACAACCCGAGAGACACTATGGCTACCACTCCTTCGTCCTCCGCTCAGCCGGCCGAGGCTGCCCAACCGCAGACCGGCGAAAAACCGAAAATCTCCCTCCCCGACCTGAACTGGAAGACCGCTACCTGCGTCGTGTGCGGGAAACCGTTCGACTATCACGGACGGAAACCGAAAACTTGCCGCGACGGCAACTGCCGCTACCGTTTCGAGTACAAAATTGAGCCCGACAAGTGGGCCGGGCGCCAGA includes the following:
- a CDS encoding DUF362 domain-containing protein codes for the protein MNRREFLTEAGRLATLAIVAGQPGLISLGCQSAGYRRASGPKPDFLVPPDPRLPGVVLARDEDHAAALGAALEGIGGIRRFIQPGERVLLKPNAAWDRVPAQAVNTNPLVVGEMVRQCRLAGAAEVLVTDHGGPRPEEAFTRSGIAAAVAQNGGRVIYLEEDDFLEDDLGGRFIGAWPVLRHVFEVDRFINMPIAKHHGLVAGTASMKNFFGAIGGVRDVLHDQLDQAIVDLAAYFRPTLTVIDATRVLMRHGPGGGAFEDVAVRNAVICATDQVAGDSCAAGFLGAAGRDIRHIILAAQQGLGEIDYRRAGFLELGGI
- the eno gene encoding phosphopyruvate hydratase is translated as MSDYEFIHARQIFDSRGTPTVEVDVILSDGTLGRAAVPSGASTGAHEAVELRDGDKSKYLGKGVQKAVDNVNEKIAPALLKDGIDPYDQVAVDNYLIGLDGTENKGKLGANALLGVSLATAKAAAESRGRFLYEYIGGCNCKLLPVPMMNIINGGKHADNNVDLQEFMIMPVGAGSLSEALRMGSEVFHHLKKVLAAKKYNTAVGDEGGFAPDLKSNEEALQVIMEAIAKAGYQPGEQIRIALDPASTEFYDAKSGKYNLKAEGKKLSSSEMIDFYERLCDKYPIISIEDGLAEDDWKGWKEMTERLGSRIQLVGDDLFVTNIKRLGRGIAEGIANSILIKLNQIGTLTETLDAIRMAQHAGYTAVVSHRSGETEDATIADVVVATSAGQIKTGSMSRTDRIAKYNQLLRIEEQIGKYAEYPGMNAFSSVRR